The following proteins come from a genomic window of Nicotiana tomentosiformis chromosome 12, ASM39032v3, whole genome shotgun sequence:
- the LOC104110759 gene encoding probable anion transporter 5 encodes MGSSRFPKRYLIVFLTFICTSVCYIERVGFSIAYTAAADAAGVNQTSKGVILSTFYYGYACSQVPGGWAAQKIGGRRVLLLSFLLWSLTCAFVPLDPNRTMVLVIARLLVGVAQGFIFPSIHTVLAQWVPPHERSRSVSFTTSGMYLGAATGMLMLPTLVKYRGPQSVFLAEAALGAMWSLLWFSYAVDPPRSEHPKATASGFGESLLPMKGSSKMKVENGVHSTKSPTIPWKRIVMSLPVWAIVVNNFTFHYALYVLMNWLPTYFELGLEISLQEMGSSKMMPYLNMFIFSNIGGVIADHLVTRRILSITKTRKLLNTVGFIVASLALMALPYFRTSGGTLFCSSVALGFLALGRAGFAVNHMDIAPRYAGIIMGVSNTAGTLAGIVGVDLTGRLLEAAKDAQLDLTNPESWIAVFSIPGLLCIFSSFVFLALSTGERIFD; translated from the coding sequence ATGGGCAGCAGTCGATTTCCAAAGCGCTATTTAATTGTATTTTTGACCTTCATCTGCACTTCTGTCTGCTACATAGAGCGGGTGGGCTTCTCTATTGCGTATACTGCTGCTGCTGATGCTGCAGGAGTAAATCAGACTAGCAAAGGTGTAATTCTGTCAACCTTTTATTATGGATACGCATGTTCACAAGTACCTGGTGGTTGGGCAGCTCAAAAAATCGGTGGACGGCGTGTActcctcctttcttttcttttatggTCTTTGACATGTGCTTTTGTACCACTTGACCCAAACCGAACAATGGTCCTGGTAATAGCCCGCTTGCTTGTTGGTGTGGCCCAAGGTTTCATTTTTCCATCCATACACACTGTCCTTGCACAGTGGGTACCACCACATGAAAGATCTAGATCTGTTTCCTTTACAACTTCTGGAATGTACTTAGGTGCAGCTACGGGGATGCTTATGCTTCCTACTCTGGTGAAGTATAGGGGCCCTCAGTCAGTGTTTCTTGCTGAAGCGGCTTTAGGTGCAATGTGGTCTCTACTCTGGTTCAGTTATGCAGTTGATCCACCTCGTTCTGAGCACCCAAAAGCAACTGCGTCGGGCTTTGGGGAATCCCTGCTGCCCATGAAAGGGAGTTCAAAGATGAAAGTAGAGAATGGAGTACATTCCACCAAAAGTCCAACTATCCCATGGAAACGAATCGTCATGAGCTTACCAGTTTGGGCAATCGTCGTGAATAATTTCACATTTCATTATGCTCTTTATGTGCTCATGAACTGGCTTCCTACGTACTTTGAATTGGGTCTCGAGATCAGCCTTCAAGAAATGGGTTCTTCCAAGATGATGCCCTACCTTAACATGTTTATATTCTCAAATATTGGTGGAGTGATTGCGGATCACTTAGTCACGAGGAGAATCTTGTCTATAACTAAAACCAGAAAACTGTTAAACACAGTGGGTTTCATTGTAGCTTCTCTTGCGTTAATGGCTCTTCCTTATTTTAGAACATCTGGCGGCACTCTGTTTTGTTCCTCTGTGGCTCTTGGTTTCTTGGCGCTAGGAAGAGCCGGTTTTGCAGTTAATCACATGGATATAGCTCCAAGATATGCTGGAATTATTATGGGAGTTTCAAATACAGCTGGTACATTAGCTGGTATCGTTGGAGTTGATCTCACTGGTCGACTACTGGAAGCTGCTAAAGACGCCCAGTTGGATCTGACAAATCCAGAAAGCTGGATAGCAGTGTTTTCCATTCCGGGGTTGCTCTGCATTTTTAGTTCTTTTGTTTTTCTAGCACTGTCAACAGGGGAGAGAATTTTCGACTAA
- the LOC104110757 gene encoding transcription factor bHLH80-like — MDHRSHQQQQMTSGLTRYRSAPSSYFSSLLSSNNPTAVVSGGGNCGYARDDFDQLLNSRASNTDDVKQVFDRFVANIDPQDSNPNNGLIGDTQQIQQNHMSNMNVRSEGVAPTKQEHEQSQARQSQNSQFIAAVKQETQQNSDYSLASQMNYQTQAQQNDNSDLTSAMDNFARFLGAADSNRLNQTKMDGGFGAGSSNSNLTRYNSSPAGFFAQFDIENEYGAMRGIGGYGAGGNAAAEASFPTPNRFSSQTALQSGQPPSSGLLAPISVFGAKSIEEGRAGDESFGKGHKNDESYMTVFPMPSWDDSQMLTDDFLQVPEDNEAEPFSNVNASDNQSSEGRARPPTLLSHLSLPQTSAELSAMEKLLQDSVPCKVRAKRGCATHPRSIAERVRRTRISDRMRKLQDLVPNMDKQTNTADMLDFAADYIKELETQVKALSERRSKCTCSNKIEDHIQK; from the exons ATGGATCATAGAAGTCATCAGCAGCAACAGATGACTTCTGGCTTAACTCGATATCGATCCGCTCCGAGTTCTTATTTTTCCAGTCTTTTGAGTAGTAATAATCCTACTGCTGTTGTTAGTGGAGGTGGTAATTGTGGTTATGCAAGAGATGATTTTGATCAGTTGCTCAATTCTCGTGCTTCGAATACTGATGATGTAAAGCAAGTTTTCGATAGATTTGTGGCTAATATTGATCCCCAAGATTCGAATCCGAATAATGGCCTAATTGGTGATACTCAGCAAATTCAGCAAAATCACATGAGTAATATGAATGTTAGATCAGAGGGTGTAGCTCCTACGAAACAAGAACATGAGCAAAGCCAAGCGCGACAGAGTCAGAATTCGCAGTTTATTGCAGCAGTGAAACAAGAAACTCAGCAAAATAGTGATTATTCTTTGGCttcacaaatgaattatcaaacTCAAGCTCAACAAAATGACAATTCGGACCTTACGTCGGCCATGGATAATTTTGCCAGATTTTTGGGTGCGGCAGATTCAAATCGTTTGAACCAGACGAAAATGGATGGTGGATTTGGTGCTGGTAGTAGTAATTCAAATCTTACTCGTTATAACAGTTCGCCTGCTGGATTCTTTGCACAATTTGATATTGAAAATG AATATGGTGCAATGAGAGGCATAGGGGGTTATGGAGCTGGTGGTAATGCTGCTGCCGAAGCATCATTTCCCACTCCAAACAGGTTTAGTAGTCAAACGGCTCTCCAATCCGGACAACCGCCTTCTTCGGGGCTATTAGCTCCAATCTCTGTATTTGGAGCTAAAAGCATAGAAGAGGGCCGAGCAGGCGATGAAAGTTTTGGTAAAGGCCATAAAAATGATGAGAGTTACATGACAGTTTTCCCCATGCCTTCTTGGGATGATTCACAAATGTTGACTGATGATTTCCTTCAAGTACCAGAAGATAATGAGGCCGAGCCGTTCTCCAATGTAAATGCATCTGATAATCAG AGTAGTGAAGGTCGAGCTCGCCCTCCCACTCTGTTGTCTCATCTAAGTTTGCCTCAAACCTCAGCGGAGTTATCCGCCATGGAGAAGCTCTTGCAAGATTCAGTACCTTGTAAAGTCAGAGCAAAAAGAGGTTGTGCCACTCATCCTCGTAGCATCGCTGAAAGG GTAAGAAGAACGCGAATTAGCGACAGAATGAGGAAGCTGCAAGATCTTGTTCCCAATATGGACAAG CAAACAAACACAGCAGATATGTTGGACTTTGCAGCTGACTACATTAAAGAACTAGAGACACAAGTCAAG GCACTATCCGAAAGGCGTTCGAAGTGTACATGCTCGAATAAAATAGAAGATCACATTCAAAAATGA